GATTAGAATTCCAACCCAAAAGTTCGTTTTAAAGACCCAAATACCAGCGAAGGATCCTAAGCCAGTATTAGCAAGTTAATGTGCCAGACCCTATGTCAGTAACTACCCAGAAATCTAAATGGATAAGAAGCATAACGTAAACAAAGAAAGCCCATATCCGAAACCAAGGTTTTTAtaattcctaaacaaattatAGCACTGTCAActtggaaaatgaaattgaatCTCTTACCACTTGTAAATGCACAGGTCAATCCAACCACAAAAGCAAGAGAAACGGTGAAAATTCCGAGGAGGAGGTAATTCAGCGGATGCTTCTGGTGGTAGTAGAACAACGGACACAATACTGCCACATTCCCCCACAATCACAAACGAtatcaaaacaacaaaatttaCAATAGCAGAACACAATCAATTacttacagaaaaaaaaaaaaaaaaaaaaaaaaggagagtaATTTCGGAATGCATAAGTAGTAACATACCGAGGAAGGGCAAGATGATGACAACGATGTAGAGAGCGAGACCGGCCCCAGTGCTGACGAAGAAGTATGCGATCGGATGAACCGAAACGACCACGGCGGCGACAGCGATGGTGGCGAGCAGTTGGATGGTAAGGATCGCGTAAATTTTCCGGATGAAAGCCCACCGGAGCTCCGGACTCTCCAGCATCATTGGGTAGAGAGGCCTCGCTCCGGCCTCCAAGTCAGTCTTCCGGTAAGGCTGGCCCCACATCTTCTTCGCTTAACAATAGAACACCAGAAACAAAAGAACACCAGAATTCAAAATCAAATCGAGTGCTTTCCCGTGTGAGATTCTCCGGAACGTCGGGTCCCAAGAATTGGAGAAGGGTAGGTGGGGCGGAAGGGGATTATGAAGAGCGGGggtttcttgtttttttttttgaagaaaataagaaagttCGCGATGAATCTCGCACCCACGTGGGGCTTCGAGGAGAGAGTGACACGTGGACTGTGATTTGGGATGAGAAGCGTAGGAACCCAAGAGTTCCAGAGCCGACTTTGCAAGTCTTTTACgggggaggaggaggatgatgtTGCATTTGCCGATGCTCTCCTTGGAAGAGAATATGGCtaagcatatataatatatatatatatatatatgtatatatattcctttCCACCCCCAACTTCTTTCGGTACCTTAGACGccgaaaagataaaaaaaaaaaaaaaaacttctttcgGGACCTATTCCCACTTTccaacataatttatttaaaaaattaaaaatcaaaactttgttactaagtttttaaataagatatttacagtatataaaatgattacaaaatattttatttcatctcattttatcattataatttttttcaattctcatttaaaaatataataaacaattcaattttttcaaattctaaactaaaataatactaagaaattatattctaataatattttatttaaattttgacaaaacatctcatctcacttaaATTGTTTATCCAAACTCACATCATTGTTGagatagtaataaaaaaaaaaaaaaaaaaaacttttacatTCTAATTTTAGAAAGCATATTTACGCAAAAATGACCATTCGGAGAATATTCTATGAGCAATACAAGCGTTAAATGAATCTTTGCTTTGGGATGGGAAGACGGAGGAGATGTCCCTCCACCCCAATTTCGGGTAGATTAGATATGTAGCGGGACTTCTGGCTTCTGCTAGGGGAGAGAGATGATATAGAATAAATGGATCGGTCATCATgatagtaatttaaata
This genomic interval from Juglans microcarpa x Juglans regia isolate MS1-56 chromosome 4D, Jm3101_v1.0, whole genome shotgun sequence contains the following:
- the LOC121260815 gene encoding protein LIFEGUARD 2-like codes for the protein MWGQPYRKTDLEAGARPLYPMMLESPELRWAFIRKIYAILTIQLLATIAVAAVVVSVHPIAYFFVSTGAGLALYIVVIILPFLVLCPLFYYHQKHPLNYLLLGIFTVSLAFVVGLTCAFTSGKVILESVILTAVVVVSLTLYTFWAARRGHDFNFLGPFLFGAVLVLMVYAMIQILFPLGRISVTIYGCLASLIFCGYIIYDTDNLIKRFSYDEYIWAAVSLYLDIINLFLSILTIFRATD